Within the Megalops cyprinoides isolate fMegCyp1 chromosome 10, fMegCyp1.pri, whole genome shotgun sequence genome, the region GGacatacaggaaaaaaacgCAAAATCCGAAATGACCCTAATTTTAGCATGATCAGTCGACCTATCGTActtgtattttgcagtttttacgCTCTGTGGATATTGTCAGAATCTGACATTGCTTAAGCACGTTGGATATATTTTTCGTTTATTTGTTCAATCTGTAGACATCGAAAATGTTCCTAGTCAAAAAACAGGGGAACGTTGGGCCCATTTCACTGATCAGCCTGCCTTAGCTGTGCCCCAGGAAGATTGTGGAGCTGCTGTGGTCTACTCAGAGCCCTGCCCCCAAGCGGCCTTTGTTCAGCCCACCTGCTGCCTCCACCAATCACAAGAACAATGTAAGTCCCTCTGTGCTCCGCCTGAAACCTCAAGGAACACAAGCTGGcagcaaagagaaaatgaaaacacatatttattaTCTTGACACCAGTGGTGACACACATTTAGTGGGCTGTACAACCTCTGGCTGATTTTTCTGACGCTCATGTTGAGCAGCCTGCAATACTTCATgacacaagtaaaaaaaaaaatgctcatatGTAGGTGAAGGTGGCAGGGCTACTGTGACATTGTCTTTGATGAGAGTAGTTTCATCTATGTTCACAATCATTTTGTGGCAGAAAACACCTTATTAAACCAACTAAATGGACTTAAGCCTACATTGTAAGAGTACAATTAATTGGGACCTGAACAGAACAAATATTATTCATGATATAGCtgataatgtttttaatgattatCTCTTCATTAAAAATCAGTACTAAAAGAGTTAACAGTTTTCTGTTTGATAAAAGACAAAGGAAATGGCAAATCCTAACCATACCCTTTTGTGCCTTCTGTCTCCCTTAGTAACTTTCCCCCTGTCCTCGCCCATTCTGTTCCCTctccaaaacacagcagccatgGACACAGACCATCTGAGCCCGCTTGAACCCCAGGCAGGTTGCTATGCCCTCCCCTCTGCCTCATCCACTTCTGCTTCTGTGCCCTCAGTCTTGACCCCCCAGCACCAACAGAACCTCTCTGCATTAAGCTGTGGTGCCAGCATGGGTAAGTCATGTGATCAGCTGTGTGGACCATGGTTATTTAGTAGTTATTTAGCATTAGTATGgcattttcctctctccagTTTCAATAAATGCAATTCAGCTCTTCGTATTCCACAATTAAATTGTGAAACTAACACAATATGCTGATTATCCTGAGGAATACCCCTTTCAAGACACACAATTAGCATTGCTTTGACTTGATTTCAcccaattgttttttttcagtggctgcACACATCACTTCTGATTTGGTTTGGTTGGAGGTATTTTTAAAGGTAGACTCCATGTCTGTCTCAAAACTCCTTCTCATGTGATCTCTTTCCTTCTCATAGGCCATCCCTCCGTGTCCTCAGGAATTTCCTTCCTCTgtcatatttctctttttaatctGATACGGTCTATTTTGTTTCAGAACTGGACAGTGGCGTTGACCctgagacaggggagagagccCAGGGTTGAACCTCTGCGATTTCCCCTGCAGCTAAAACTATGGACACAAGCCACAGTTGTTGCATACTTGCAATGCCGTCACACACTTGTGGAAACtgaatacatgtatatatttaatatttttcaaactGAGGATATCCACATGTTTCTAGTTTGCAAGAGTTCAAGTGAAGCTCCAGATGTTCTTCTTTGGATATGTTGCTTATAGTTTCTAAAACTATGAATCCATGTTTAGATACACACAGAGCGTGGATTTGTCAGAATCGAATGCTGTGAATATCCTGCTGatattaatgtctgtttttgtcctttCTGCCACTGCATGGAATTCTTTTCAATTTTACACTGCAATCCCGGGGACAAAAGGGATGCAGCTGTGCCATATTCAAACTACACATGCATCTTCCCCAACACCTGCTCCAAATCAGCTTCTCCTGGATATTCACAGTGTTCAagggaacaaaatgaaatggcgTTTGTTTCGAGAaaccaattttaaaaaaaagctggtgCACCCAGCAAATGTTTCAGTTGGAGGAACTCATTAGTGCATCTCGTTCAGGTTTATTTCTGAACACcgaaaaaaaaggcaatgaaaatGAGCCTTGGTGCTAAGCCACCTTAAGTGCAACACTGCCATCATGAAGGGGATTTTCTGTGCTTTGAGATCAAGTATCTGACCGATTGGATGAGTAAGCCTTTGATTAGAAAATAAGATATGTTAGGCGTGATCTAACTTTTGTGAGGTTTCATTATAGCATGtgtaactttttattttattgtatgatCAAGACTGCTACATCGGCAATTTTTATTATGATAAGCACCATATATTGTGCCATGAGAACTTTATAATCTGCTCTGAGTAAGACCATCAAGCAGGTGAGTAAGCAATGATAATGGATACCTTCATTTAAAACCCCTTGGTTTGAATGAGGAATCACTTTTGGCACTCACTACTGTAATAATTATGCTGTGTGCCCCAacaaaaggtttattttattatatatatatatatatatatatatatatagatgttACGGTTTGATTCTTTCAGCACTGTATTGGTACCCGTTTGACAATTTCTTTTGCACTTGTTTCTGTAGTATTTAGTGACATATCTGCAAagatctttgtttttgtcttacTTGTATTTAGATACTTATTTGTAGTAGCAGCTACACTGTATTTAATTACACTATTTACAATTGGAAGCATTTGGATTTTAAACAACTTGCACTTTCCCTCTTACAGCTACCCTTAACTATATGACCCCCCTTCATGATAGCATTACACTGGTGATGGCTTAACACCCAAATGTGTCTTATAGTGAGATAATTGTCCTGAGGATGtgttcttctcttttttatctATAGccgttttctttttaaatttgtttcattataCATTACCTCAATAGTTAAACCCTTGGTGAAATGAACTCAAGTTCATTCTTTTTACTAAtgatgttcattttgtccattttccCCCTTCATAATGCCTTACTTCACATTTCATAGAGATacaagagaaaagagcattTGATACATGTGCAAGATATTCAGGCTGAGCCAATTTCTCCTGTGAATGAAGCCATGTAATCACATTAATTCTATGCATGTCACATGGCATAATTTGCCAAATTAGAAATGTATAATTTCTTTGTGGCAATTTATGCCATAAAAAACTGGGTGTAGTCCAGCATCTGTAAATAATTACCTGTATGAATGGCAGTAGGTATTCACTGCAACAGCCattgcactttgtccttaactttgagtaacaacTTTAAGTATtatctttcattcatttcagtggtgGCTGAAattgtgatgtgaaaaatgcaaTACTCTGTTAGAATTGTTACTCAAAGTGAAGAACAATGTACAATAGCAATTAGGTATGTATTTTCCCCATCAAACCTGGCTATTGACAGTAAACAAAAGGTCAATGTTGAGGGAGGACTGTGGATGCTTTTGCTCTCTATACATTTCTGAGTGAAGGTAAAATGTGTCTGGTGGTTTTATAATATTTTGAGTTCTTAGGTCAGTTTCTATAGAGTAGGAAATGCGGTGCTGCCTTGAATTGTTACTGGGTTGTTTTTGACGTAAACggattatttttgtcattaaaggCAAAACCAAAAGACTGCCACAACAGTGTTTGCGCCTGCCTTATTCTTGCCGACATCTCCCAACTTTTTCAACCCGTCTCCCACACCTCAAGTTACTCATCCTGCACACTGCAAAATACTTTCAGCATTCAAAACTTGCTAGAATTCAAAGTACAAGTTACATTAAAGGTGTATATTTTAATCTAGTTTTAAAAACCTAGTTTTAGAACATGACTTCTCTCTTGGATAAGAAGCCGTTCAGTTTTAAAACCTGAGTTTGACTATGTCCTAatcctgtttaaaatgaacatttgccaatttatatattgtgtattttacaaTGCAGACATTCTAACACAATTTGTGGCAGCTTCTGAGAAATCAAAATTATACTATACAGTGGCTGTTGAGAAATgttttccccattcattttgcagtgaaACTTAAGAACATTGTGTTCTTCAGTTTGCGTGTTTTTGAGCCGTTTCACTGTCCTTGTCTGTTCTTATGTAtgtgacaataaaaacaatacaacaactattttatacaaatacagacataaTATGTGACATCTCTAAAAACATACAGAGAAGTCCCCTATGATTAATctgaagtgtgaaatgcagagctGATGAATGACAACAGTAACTTTGTGCAACCGATAACGGAGCGAACCATCAGAGCGTAGGCTGTATCGGCTGCATTTCCTCTGCTCAGAGCCTCTGTGCACAGTCCGTAGGTCAGGGTGCTTGTGCATCCAGCCAAATGCCTGTCTGGTGACAGTCATGTGCTTTACCGAGATATGCAATATGCAAAGAATAAggatttctttttcaattttgtcTGCTATTGAAAACGTACGGTTGCCTCctgtcatttgaatttaaagACCCATCATCAACCCAAACTAAAGTGAActgacaaagacacacaggtcACACAGCCCTATTCCAACATtccatcaaaaaataaaacagtacatCTTAATTCCAGGTTTATTACGgtggcaaaaacaaaacaacgtTCATAAACAGCAATGGAGTGAAGTGTTTGGGTGGATGCACACATCCAGGGTTTGAAGGAGACTGCacatttctttacttttttcaaATACTGATAAGAAACAGTACATTACCTTGTAAGGTTAtaattttacagtgaaaaatgcCATATTTGTACCATGGATGTAGTTCCACAGGCTCGTTACAACAAATGGAATAGCTATGCATATAAGTATAAATATCGTCTTATCAGTCTGGGGATGGAAACAGCCCAAAAGGGAGCAGAAAACCCACCTCACCCTGCATGGACCGCAGTGCTCGGCAGGATCTACACACTTGAAACAAAAAGCAGTGCACAGCGCCTGCAACTCCTCACTGACCACTAAACGGACAACCAGAAGCAGCTGGGCATCCTACAGGAAAAAGGACTGGAGACAGTCCATTGCGCAGTCgctttgtttgattttaagCTCCTATGAACGGGGCCAGACCGACATTCCAACTGCGATTCAACTACAAGTTACCGATTGCATTCCAGTACAACGTGGCCTCGCCACATAtgcagggaaataaaaatgCGCAACAGGGAGATGAATCATCATTGATATGAATCACATCCTTGGTTTAGGCTGCAACCAAGTCTGACAACAGCTGAGGAACACCACTAGCCTTGGTTCACGTGAAAGACTGCAGTGGGAGATAGCATGGCGGACACTGTCACACtccgctgttttttttttttttttttttgtttcttctcacCTCCAAACCCCATTCCCCCAATCCGCTCTCCCTCTACTCTGCACCCTGGCCTCCCCCGGACTgctcctctcccttcttcttGTGTCCCGACACAATGTCATCAATACGCAGCAACAAGATGGCCGtctggaggagaagaaagagggagagtgcaaGTGAGGTCACTTCAGTGGATCAATTTACATGTAATGAAACCATCGCAGCTAAACAAAGCCCATCACCTAGACTGCAGGTTCCAGGCACAGTTTCACACTACAGTCCAACACACCCAGCAGGTACAAGCATGCTggtgcatttattattttttttttaaactcttattcagagtgtcACAAATCATGGACAAtctcatcattaaaaaaaacaatggttaGCACCTAAGCATTTATAAGTCCAATGCCCACATCAACATCAGACATGAGTTTGGACATATAAAAACAATAGCTGTATTTTGCAACAGCAAGGCCCCGCCCTTTAAGCGAGGAGGCAGATCTGATgtcacaggcacagacaggtaTGGGGACACATACACAGTGAACTCACCTCCACAGCCGTCTTGTACGTTTGGGCCTTCACAGCCAGCGGCTCCCAGATGCCCAGCTCCGTCATGTCAGACAGGGCGCCTGTCTCCCCATTCACCCCCCAGGACAGGTTGCCCTCCTGAGTGTGCTTCGCCTACACAGCAGGAAGTGGAAGGATGTTAGTGGGTACAGGGGTGTGGGGGAAATCAGATCAGATTacaagagagaggggaaaaaaaaaacccacataaaAGAGCAGAAACTCAGGATGAGTAAAGAGGTGGCTCTTTATTTGGACAAAGAATGTGAACTAAACAACCCACTGACACTCAGAGAGATTAGAGGCTAAAGAAGgtgagcagagagacagactcacTGAGGGACATGAGCACACGTGTAGAGAGACATACTCTGAGGGAGGtgagaacacagacagcaacaggCTTATCCTGATGGATATGTGCACACAGAGACTTACTCTGAGGGAGGTGAGCACGCGAATGGTGCTGGCCCCACAGTTCTGGATGAGGGTGCGGGGGATGACCTCCAGGGCCTGGGCCACAGCACGGTAGGGCCACTGCTCCACCCCAGTGAGGGCGCGGGAGCGCTCGGTCAGGCGGTGGGACACTGCCATCTCCACCGCCCCGCCCCCAGGTAACAGATGGGGGTCCAACAGCACGTTGCGACACACCTGCATGGCATCCTGGAGGTTGCGCTCCACCTCctgggagagacggagagaaagcGAGAAGAATGCATGAGAGGCAAAAGATGTATGAGAATTAAACAATTACCTATAGCCAGACAGATAATTTCCCTGcataaaaggtacttactctCATCACCAAGTTTCTTTGAATagcaataaacaaaatatttttactctGGCTGAAGGCATTATACCTTTCCTCTAACCAGGGAAGACCTACTTGAACAGCTTTTTCCATAGAAAATGAGTGATGTGGACTCTATTGCACTGCACATGTTGatattttctgttcattatAGTAGGATGTTCATTTACATTGACACACATAGCTCTATCACTTCAAAGgagaaatgacaaaatactgCCTCTATCCAGGATAACAATCAGCCCATtctagaggggaaaaaaaaatgtttcctgcaAAAGCGATCACTAAAACAGGCTATAATCATTCTCTATGGTGTCTCTCACCGCCAGGATCTCCTTGCTGGCTCCCCTGAGCAGGATGGTGCAGGCCTTGGGGTCCTTGCACTCGGTGACGAAGGTGAAGTACTCGTCCCCGATCTTCTTCACTTCAAAAAGCCCTGCCCCTGTTCCTACATCCTCCTCTCGCAGCTCATCTGTCCGGCTGGCAATGCGGGCCCCACACGCtctgagaggggtgagagagatgggggggggttagttCAGAATGAAGCAAAGGGGTAATGTGAGATATTCCCTAACGCATAACATGAAGGGAAAACATGGTAGAGGGTTAGACAATTAGACAAAGCAAAGACAAACACAAGTTACACGGAAGGAATGCAGTATTCACAGAAATAGCCGTATGAGGACAGCGGCCAGACACAAGCCACAAGCCCCCAAATGCCTGTTTAGCAGTGTGAGTTTCGGTGTCTCTCAATATGCCAGTATGCATATCTACAAGaatgtgtgtgctctgtgcatGATCATATCAGTGTGATCTGCATGAATGAGAAACATTGTCCTAGGCATTGGCTGCCTGAATATTTCTTTGATCCCAGTCATCAAAAGGCTACTTCTTTAGGCAGCCTGCCAAATAACCTATGATCGCAAATGACCTGCTTAACTAAAGCGTCTCTTGCAGACAGAATGACGAGCATCATTCTCACCTGGCGATTCTGTTGTTGTCGGTTTTTTTGACGCGGCGGATGGCGGTGATGTTGGCCTTCATCAGGTAGTGCTGAGCCAGGTCTGTCGACCAGGAAGAGGAAAGGTTAACAATGCCTGACTCCAGCAGGGAAGAAAGAGTACTAATCATCTGAATTACTGcctacatatacagtaccaggcaaaagcttggacacacctactcatagaggagttttctttgtttttactattctttcaataatagtaaagacatcaaaactatgaaataacacaaatggaactatgcagtgaccaaaaagtgttgaGCAAATCAAAACCcttatgttttagattcttcaaagtagccaaaaaaatttttttaattaatttttttggaaagacattcatacataaacaaaaaataaatactgaagttgatgcctaagaaaaTTTCAAGCATTCGAGCATAAGTCttaagatcaaaatgtctttgaatgcttatttccctttattttaatcaggtgtgtccaaacttttgactggtactgtataaaaGACACCCACATTTCTGGGACATGGAGCATGAACATGTTCTTGCGTGGATATCGTACCGGAGACGCCCTTCTCAGTGAAGACGAGGTCAGGCTTGAGGCGGATGATGTCCTCGCAGATCTGCTGGATGTACTCCTCCTCCATCTGCAGGATCCGCGCAAAGTCCTCCTCACGAGTGATCTCAATGTCCGTctgcagggacagagggacaaaCACACTAAAGCACTGCAAAGATTTCCGTCCCCATGCGTTAATGGTGACCCCACCCTTCATGGACTCTAGAGGGTGCTATACAaagtttgaaatttgtttcttagacaaatataaagtGAAGTTGACGCCTATggatgaatttctttccaaaaaataaatgtgtttttttttttatatttttatctaacTTGAAGAATCTAAAGttggtttggattttttttaacagttggtcactgcataattccatttgtgttatttcacagttttgatgtctttaccattactctaaaatgtggaaaatagtaaaaatagagaaaaagccttctatgagtaggtgtgtccaaacttttgactggtattgtatgTGTGCCGTAGGTGTAGTGACTGGTGTACCTGGCTCTCGCCCTTCTTGTACTCCAGGGAGCAGTCCAGCAGCACGATTCGGGGGTTCTTAATGAGGCGGCGCATTCGCGGGTGAGTCACATCCTTATTCACCATCACGCCCTTCAGCACACACGAGTCCTCGATGATCCCACCTGGAATCTGCAGAGGGAATACGATTAGCGCAGCTCACTTGGAAGCTCAGTTGATGAGCACACTAATTTTAAGATGTTTAGAAATATTCCTGCATGTATGGAAGGAGAAACACATATAATCTCGTCCAGAGCTACCTATGAGATATCACGTCAAAgtaatgggcagcagtgtagcatagcagtaaggagcagggcttaaaaccgaaaggttgctgattcgattcccccactgggacactactgctgtaagtttgggcaaggtacttgccCAAAAGGTACTACCCAGAactgcctgagtaaatatccagctgtataaatggataacacgtaaaaactgtaacctatgcaagtcgctctgtaagttgtaatgtaatgtaatgtgaagagACTGCTGGTGTAACCTCGACACAGTAAGATTTTAACCAAAACTCCAGGTTTGCAGTAGTGCACCATCACAGTATTCTCACACACCTTTTCCACTTTGGCGTACTTCTTGATGTCGATCTCCTTGCGGCcgttctcctccagctccacggTGCGCACGGCGTCCAGCGCGATGTTGCAGGCCAGATCGGACCAGCGGTTCAGCGCCTTCGTGTTGATGGCCGAGTTGATGATCTTCAGCATCATCTCCCTGTTGTTCACATCTACAGGGGtgctgcaggacagaggagagacgGTTATGCTCAGAGGAGTGAAGCAGCTGATggctgtgagacagacaggggagccaaaggggggggagaggaggcaggacAGATGGAGGCAGAGTAACAGTAAATTAGGGAGTTACAAAGCatcacaaggagaaaaaaaaagagagccaCATATAAGGAGGGAGGGGTAGGGAGAATAAGTGAGCCACCTGATCTCCTTCAGCATGGTGAGCATGTCGTCCAGGGCGTGCCTGTATGCGCTGATCACCACCGTCGGGTGCATCTGCTGCTCCAGGAACTGCTCCGCAACCGACAGCATCTCACCCgctgggggaggagaggaggaagtcACAACACGGCGGCGGCAGGTCTGTCTCTACAGGCCAGGCTAC harbors:
- the LOC118784626 gene encoding T-complex protein 1 subunit gamma, translated to MMGRPVLVLSQNMKRESGRKVQTGNISAAKTIADVIRTCLGPRAMMKMLLDPMGGIVMTNDGNAILREIQVQHPAAKSMIEISRTQDEEVGDGTTSVIILAGEMLSVAEQFLEQQMHPTVVISAYRHALDDMLTMLKEISTPVDVNNREMMLKIINSAINTKALNRWSDLACNIALDAVRTVELEENGRKEIDIKKYAKVEKIPGGIIEDSCVLKGVMVNKDVTHPRMRRLIKNPRIVLLDCSLEYKKGESQTDIEITREEDFARILQMEEEYIQQICEDIIRLKPDLVFTEKGVSDLAQHYLMKANITAIRRVKKTDNNRIARACGARIASRTDELREEDVGTGAGLFEVKKIGDEYFTFVTECKDPKACTILLRGASKEILAEVERNLQDAMQVCRNVLLDPHLLPGGGAVEMAVSHRLTERSRALTGVEQWPYRAVAQALEVIPRTLIQNCGASTIRVLTSLRAKHTQEGNLSWGVNGETGALSDMTELGIWEPLAVKAQTYKTAVETAILLLRIDDIVSGHKKKGEEQSGGGQGAE